GCCCGCATGGCGGCCCGGAGTAAAACTTATCTCTATGTCATCGACAACGCTCCGGTCGCCAATCCGCTGCTGCGTCGCTTTACCTGGCATATTCGCCAGCCCCTGGATCTGAACGCCCTGCGTCAGGCCTCGCTGCGCTTGGTCGGCACGCATGACTTTCTCTCCTTTAAAGCTGCCGACGGTGAATCCCGCACCAGTGAGCGCACCATTTTCCAGGCCCGCTGGCGTCGCCGGGGCGCACTGCTGCTGTTTTTCGTCAAAGGCGACGGCTTTCTCAAGAACATGGTCCGCGTCATGGTCGGCACCCTGACCGAATGCGGTCGCGGCAAACTTCACCCTTCAGCCATGACGCGGATTCTTGACGCCCGCGACCGCGCCGCCGCCGGCCTTACCGCCCCGGCTTCCGGCCTGATTCTTCGTTCCGTCGATTATTCATAGTCTCGAGGAGCCCGTCAAACTGATGCCTGATTCACGCATCCTGTAGAAAATCGATTATCTCAACATTGTGGTCAGGGACCTGGAAAAGGCCGGACAATTCTTCGTTCTTCTGGACTTTAAGATTCAGGACCAGGCGAGACTACGGGGCGATTGGATATTCAGGACCGTGGGGCTTGAAAATGTCGATGCCGAGTATCTTCGCCTGAGCTTGCCCGGTGACGGCGTCTCGGTAGAATTGATTCGGTTTGATTCGCCGCCCGGCCATGCAACAGAGCATTCGGACAAGGCCAACACTCCGGGCTTTCGGCATCTGGCTTTTCAGGTGCAAGATATTGAAAAAGCGGTGGAGGTTCTGAAGGCCAACGGGGTCAAACCGCTCAGCCCCATTCAGGAATTTACCAAGACCGGGAAAAAGATGGTTTATTTTCCGGGCCCCGAAGGCATCCTGCTCGAATTAGCCCAATACCCCGGGACTTGATTCTTTTTCCCAGAACCGCGTGTTTCCGGATCCGACCCTTTCCCAAGAACTCAACGATCAAGAAAAATCAGGGCAGGCAAAGCCCGCCGCCGCTGGCCGGAACCGCCGGACCTGTTGAACCGGGCCTGTGATTACGGCCGGTCCGCCGATTATTCCCACACATTATGTGTAGGAATAATTACTTTATGGAAAGCACCTTGACACGGTTTTAACGTTGTCTTATTGATAGGTCGGCGTGATCGGTAACGGCGGGC
This is a stretch of genomic DNA from Pseudomonadota bacterium. It encodes these proteins:
- the truA gene encoding tRNA pseudouridine(38-40) synthase TruA; this encodes MLLSSPQVRTLKLTIAYDGTAYHGWQVQPGAVTVQETLESAARRFCGESFRFSASGRTDAGVHAWGQVASWPYAGKLSPEKIRAAFNALLPYDIRVRRVEEMAADFHARMAARSKTYLYVIDNAPVANPLLRRFTWHIRQPLDLNALRQASLRLVGTHDFLSFKAADGESRTSERTIFQARWRRRGALLLFFVKGDGFLKNMVRVMVGTLTECGRGKLHPSAMTRILDARDRAAAGLTAPASGLILRSVDYS